A genomic region of Brevibacillus sp. JNUCC-41 contains the following coding sequences:
- a CDS encoding glycosyltransferase family 2 protein yields the protein MTSKKNRVLVGSPIYQKPDILQKFLLSLKRLDVEGLELGIIFIDDNEDERSSKMLEDFGQERNNVKILASNQSDVYVCNGITHYWNENLVWKVADFKNMMIEHAIKEDYDYLFLIDSDLLLYPLTIKQLISAKKDIISNIFWTKWQPDAQERPQVWLYDEYTQWEISRGQELADSEITTRYQSYIQQMRTPGVHKVGGLGACTLISQKALKAGVNFKMIENLSFWGEDRHFCIRAAALGFSLYVDTHLPAYHIYRDSDLDGAMEFLDRTDKRGASPSGASRPKLTLSMVIKNESDRYLRKVLEEIRDYIDEAVIIDDGSTDDSAEVCLEVLKGISVRIIRNDVSKFSNEIELRKQQWSETVKSNPEWILNLDADEMFEKRFKEVVRQLISDQEVDVYCFRLYDFWNETHYREDEHWCAHRYYRPFLVRYREGFECKWNDRPQHCGRFAENVFELPHKLSDIRLKHLGWVKEEDRMAKFKRYQELDPEGTYGISEQYVSILDDAPNLVRFEE from the coding sequence ATGACTAGTAAAAAGAATCGGGTGTTAGTAGGCAGTCCAATTTACCAGAAACCAGATATTTTACAAAAGTTCCTGCTCTCACTTAAAAGGTTGGATGTGGAGGGACTGGAGCTTGGCATTATCTTCATTGATGACAATGAAGATGAGCGATCAAGCAAAATGCTCGAGGATTTCGGTCAGGAGCGGAACAATGTAAAAATACTGGCATCCAATCAAAGCGATGTATATGTGTGTAATGGCATTACCCATTATTGGAATGAGAATCTAGTATGGAAGGTCGCTGATTTCAAAAATATGATGATCGAACACGCGATTAAGGAAGACTATGATTATTTATTTCTAATCGACTCGGACCTCCTGCTATACCCTTTGACCATCAAGCAGCTTATTTCTGCCAAAAAGGATATCATCTCTAATATTTTCTGGACAAAATGGCAGCCTGATGCCCAAGAACGGCCCCAAGTATGGTTATACGATGAATACACCCAATGGGAGATATCACGCGGTCAAGAGTTGGCGGACTCGGAGATCACCACACGTTATCAGTCGTACATCCAACAGATGAGAACACCTGGTGTTCATAAAGTTGGGGGCCTGGGTGCCTGTACACTCATCAGCCAAAAAGCGTTGAAAGCAGGTGTGAATTTTAAAATGATTGAGAATCTATCATTTTGGGGTGAAGACCGGCATTTTTGCATCCGTGCGGCAGCTTTAGGGTTTTCCCTGTATGTTGATACCCACTTGCCCGCTTATCATATATACAGGGATTCGGACTTGGACGGTGCGATGGAATTCCTTGATCGGACGGATAAGCGGGGGGCTTCACCTTCAGGGGCATCCCGTCCCAAATTAACGCTGAGCATGGTCATCAAAAATGAAAGTGACCGTTATCTAAGGAAGGTTTTAGAGGAAATTCGTGATTATATTGATGAAGCCGTGATTATTGATGATGGAAGCACGGACGATTCCGCAGAGGTTTGTTTAGAGGTATTGAAGGGGATATCGGTGCGTATCATCAGGAATGATGTCTCCAAGTTCTCCAATGAAATAGAACTTCGTAAACAACAATGGTCGGAGACGGTGAAGTCAAATCCCGAGTGGATTTTAAATCTTGACGCTGATGAAATGTTTGAAAAAAGATTCAAAGAGGTAGTCAGGCAGCTGATAAGTGATCAAGAAGTGGATGTATATTGCTTCCGATTATATGACTTTTGGAATGAAACCCATTACAGGGAGGATGAACACTGGTGCGCTCACCGGTATTACCGGCCGTTCCTGGTCAGGTATCGGGAGGGGTTTGAATGCAAATGGAACGATAGGCCGCAGCATTGTGGGAGATTTGCAGAAAATGTCTTTGAATTGCCTCACAAGTTATCCGACATTCGCTTAAAGCATCTGGGCTGGGTCAAAGAAGAAGATCGGATGGCGAAATTCAAAAGATATCAGGAATTAGACCCTGAGGGGACATATGGAATTAGTGAGCAATATGTAAGCATTCTGGATGATGCCCCCAATTTGGTTCGTTTTGAGGAGTGA